In the genome of Podospora pseudocomata strain CBS 415.72m chromosome 2 map unlocalized CBS415.72m_2.2, whole genome shotgun sequence, one region contains:
- a CDS encoding uncharacterized protein (EggNog:ENOG503P9IB) yields MMASLTLTPDSRMQRRDSSDRSASKRRPRLLRATATEPSITTSNASRNALCSQSNRATDLLTRAFVSGSPPGSSSPISVRPSMFDSVDRQQQLSVSPVSQPDSYDERPFSGRYFSFPSFDDYEGSQQDDKESEIKSP; encoded by the exons ATGATGGCCTCACTCACACTCACACCCGACTCTCGCATGCAGCGAAGAGATTCATCAGACCGAAGCGCCAGCAAGAGAAGACCAAGACTGCTCCGCGCCACTGCTACCGaaccctccatcaccacctccaatgCCAGCCGAAATGCCCTCTGCAGCCAGTCAAACCGAGCGACCGACCTCCTGACCCGTGCCTTCGTTTCTGGCTCTCCTCCGggatcttcttcaccaatCTCTGTCCGGCCATCCATGTTCGACAGTGTCGACCGTCAGCAACAGCTATCCGTCTCGCCTGTCAGTCAGCCCGACTCGTATGATGAGCGTCCTT TCTCGGGACGGTACTTCAGCTTCCCCAGCTTCGATGACTATGAGGGTAGCCAGCAAGACGACAAGGAGTCCGAGATCAAGTCCCCTTGA